The Opisthocomus hoazin isolate bOpiHoa1 chromosome 20, bOpiHoa1.hap1, whole genome shotgun sequence genome window below encodes:
- the TLCD1 gene encoding TLC domain-containing protein 1 — protein sequence MGPGWRAPSAALVGGSVAVFGGLRRAARALPRPHAVRSRPGRAWRWWNLLVSFAHSVLAGLWALFSLWHSPELLSDIQDGYSVSGHLLVCFSSGYFIHDSLDIIFNHQSRSSWEYLVHHAMAISAFVSLIITGRFLVAAMLLLLVEVSNIFLTVRMLMKMSNVPSPVLYEVNKYVNLVMYFAFRLAPQSYLTWYFLRYVEVQGQGAFLTANLLLLDAMILMYFSRLLRSDFFPSLRKGSAGRDVDGEKFLID from the exons ATGGGCCCGGGCTGGCGGGCGCCGTCGGCCGCGCTGGTGGGCGGCAGCGTGGCGGTCTTCGGGGGACTGCGGCGGGCGGCtcgggccctgccccggccccacgccgtgcggagccggcccggccgcgccTGGCGGTGGTGGAACCTCCTCGTCTCTTTCGCACACTCCGTGCTGGCCGGGCTGTGGGCCCTCTTcag CCTCTGGCACTCCCCGGAGCTGCTCTCCGACATCCAGGACGGCTACAGCGTCTCGGGGCACCTGCTGGTCTGCTTCTCCTCGG GCTACTTCATCCACGACAGCCTTGACATCATCTTCAACCACCAGTCCCGCTCGTCCTGGGAGTACCTGGTGCACCACGCCATG GCCATCTCTGCCTTCGTCTCGCTCATCATCACCGGCCGTTTCCTGGTGGCAGCGATGCTGCTGTTGCTGGTGGAGGTGAGCAACATCTTCCTCACTGTCCGCATGCTGATGAAGATGAGCAACGTGCCTTCCCCGGTGCTCTACGAGGTCAATAAGTACGTCAACCTGGTGATGTACTTCGCCTTCCGCCTGGCACCCCAGTCTTACCTCACCTGGTACTTCCTCCGCTACGTGGAGGTGCAGGGCCAGGGCGCCTTCCTCACCGCCAACCTCCTGCTGCTCGATGCCATGATCCTCATGTACTTCTCCCGCCTCCTCCGCTCcgattttttcccctccctgcgcAAGGGCTCTGCAGGGAGAGATGTGGATGGTGAGAAGTTTCTGATAGACTGA
- the LOC104332789 gene encoding serine/threonine-protein kinase Nek8 isoform X3 produces MEKYERIRVVGRGAFGIVHLCLRKADQKLVILKQIPVEQMSKDERLAAQNECQVLKLLSHPNVIEYYENFLEDKALMIAMEYAPGGTLAEFIHKRCNSLLDEDTILHFFVQILLALHHVHTKQILHRDLKTQNILLDKHRMIVKIGDFGISKILSSKSKAYTVVGTPCYISPELCEGKPYNQKSDIWALGCVLYELASLKRAFEAANLPALVLKIMSGTFAPISDRYSPDLRQLILSMLNLDPSKRPQLNEIMAQAICIRPLLNLYTDVGSVKMRRPEKPLAPVPTVTHSRTGGRVSSARPRGVRGGSARTGIPPPLSSIYTWGSGITTPLRLPMLNTEVVQVSAGRTQKAGVTKSGRLIMWEASPMGAAGGPSLPGATEQLQPQFVSRFLEGQSGVTIKHVSCGDLFTACLTDRGIIMTFGSGSNGCLGHGNFTDVSQPKIVEALLGYEMVQVACGASHVLAVSNEREVFAWGRGDNGRLGLGTLECHNSPQQVTVPPDHEAQRVICGIDSSMVLTVKNQILACGSNRCNKLGLDQISSVEEPSPEDQVEEATVFMCAQSAPLNQEPIVCADIGTAHSAAVTASGQCYTFGSNQHGQLGTNSCRNSRVPHLVVGLQAMKVSVVACGDAFTVAIGADGEVCTWGKGARGRLGRKDEETGAPRPVQLEETHPYLVTSVACCHGNTLLAVKPKASSSARRTSCPWTMPSPCADAAVPLPQIYPDPELEAQVLSLAIRCIHSEEGCRWTGLIKHLQAHLGTCGFNVIPCPNRCSAKLSRRDLPEHVQHGCPKRRVKCEFCASDFTGEAFEGHQGTCPQESVYCENKCGARMMRRLLSQHTLAECPKRTQPCTYCAKEFVFDTIQNHQYQCPRYPVPCPNQCGTPSIAREDVPTHLKESCSTAMLLCPFKEAGCKHRCPKLAMGRHLEESTKAHLGMVCALVSRQRQEILELRRDVEELSVSSDGTLIWKIADYTRKLQEAKARSNYEFFSPPFYTHKYGYKLQVSAFLNGNGSGESSHLSVYIRVLPGEYDNLLEWPFSYRVTFSLLDQSDPSLSKPQHITETFHPDPNWKNFQKPGASRSSLDESTLGFGYPKFISHEDIKKRNYVRDNAIFIKASVEIPQKILA; encoded by the exons ATGGAGAAATACGAGCGGATCCGCGTGGTGGGGAGAGGGGCCTTCGG CATCGTGCACCTGTGCCTGCGCAAGGCTGACCAGAAGCTGGTGATCCTGAAGCAGATCCCCGTGGAGCAGATGAGTAAGGACGAGCGGCTGGCGGCGCAGAACGAGTGCCAGGTCCTCAAGCTGCTCAGCCACCCCAACGTCATCGAGTACTACGAGAACTTCCTGGAGGACAAGGCGCTCATGATCGCCATGGAGTACGCCCCAG GGGGCACGCTGGCGGAGTTTATCCATAAGCGCTGTAACTCCTTGCTGGATGAGGACACCATCCTCCACTTCTTCGTGCAGATCCTCCTGGCTCTCCACCACGTGCACACCAAGCAGATCCTGCACCGCGACCTGAAGACTCAGAACATCCTCTTGGACAAACATCGCATGATTGTCAAGATCGGAGACTTTGGCATCTCCAAAATCTTGAGCAGCAAGAGCAAAGCCTACACA GTTGTGGGAACGCCGTGCTACATCTCCCCAGAGCTCTGCGAAGGGAAACCTTACAACCAGAAGAGTGATATCTGGGCGTTGGGCTGTGTGCTGTACGAACTTGCCAGCCTCAAGAGGGCTTTCGAAGCTGCG AATCTTCCTGCCTTAGTATTGAAGATCATGAGCGGGACGTTTGCCCCGATATCAGATAGATACAGCCCCGACCTGCGCCAGCTCATCCTCAGCATGCTGAACCTGGATCCTTCCAAGCGGCCCCAGCTGAATGAGATCATGGCCCAGGCCATCTGCATTCGGCCCCTTCTAAACCTCTACACCGACGTGGGCAGTGTCAAAATGAGAAG GCCTGAAAAACCCTTGGCTCCCGTGCCGACAGTGACCCACAGCCGGACGGGGGGACGAGTGAGCAGCGCCAGGCCGCGGG GTGTTCGAGgtggttcagccaggacaggaaTCCCTCCTCCGCTGTCATCCATCTACACCTGGGGGAGCGGGATCACCACCCCCCTCCGCCTGCCCATGCTTAACACCGAAGTGGTGCAGGTGTCTGCTGGCAGGACGCAGAAGGCCGGGGTCACCAAGTCGGGACGGCTCATCATGTGGGAG GCTTCCCCGATGGGTGCTGCGGGAGGCCCTTCTCTCCCAGGAGCCACCGAGCAGCTCCAGCCTCAGTTTGTGTCCCGCTTTCTGGAGGGCCAGTCTGGCGTGACCATCAAACACGTGTCCTGCGGTGATCTCTTCACAGCCTGCCTCACAG acaGGGGGATAATCATGACTTTCGGCAGCGGCAGCAATGGCTGTTTGGGGCACGGAAACTTCACGGACGTGAGCCAG CCCAAGATCGTGGAGGCCCTGCTGGGCTACGAGATGGTGCAGGTGGCCTGTGGTGCGTCCCACGTTCTGGCGGTTTCCAACGAACGGGAAGTGTttgcctggggcaggggggatAATG GTCGGCTCGGGCTGGGTACCCTGGAGTGCCACAACTCCCCCCAGCAGGTCACAGTCCCGCCAGACCACGAGGCTCAGAGGGTCATCTGCGGCATCGATTCCTCCATGGTCCTCACCGTGAAGAACCAGATTCTTGCTTGTGGGAGCAACAG GTGTAACAAGCTGGGCCTAGATCAGATCAGCTCAGTAGAGGAGCCTTCCCCAGAGGACCAGGTGGAAGAGGCCACCGTGTTCATGTGTGCCCAGTCGGCCCCCTTGAACCAGGAGCCGATCGTGTGTGCTGACATCGGTACAGCGCACTCGGCTGCAGTCACAG CTTCTGGCCAGTGTTACACCTTTGGGAGCAACCAGCACGGGCAGCTGGGCACCAACTCCTGCCGCAACAGCCGCGTACCCCACCTGGTTGTGGGGCTCCAGGCAATGAAGGTCAGCGTGGTGGCTTGTGGGGATGCCTTCACTGTGGCCATCGGAGCAG ACGGCGAGGTGTGCACGTGGGGGAAAGGAGCCAGAGGACGCCTGGGCAGGAAGGATGAAGAAACGGGAGCGCCGAGGCCGGTGCAGCTGGAGGAGACGCATCCATACCTGGTGACCTCCGTAGCCTGCTGCCACGGGAACACGCTGCTGGCAGTAAAGC CGAAGGCGTCTTCAAGTGCCCGGAGGACCAGCTGCCCCTGGACTATGCCAA GTCCGTGTGCTGACGCCGCGGTGCCGCTTCCCCAGATCTACCCCGACCCGGAGCTGGAGGCGCAGGTGCTGAGCCTGGCCATCCGCTGCATCCACAGCGAGGAGGGCTGCCGCTGGACTGGGCTCATCAAGCACCTCCAG gcCCATCTCGGCACCTGCGGCTTCAACGTCATCCCCTGCCCCAACCGGTGCAGCGCCAAGCTGAGCCGCCGCGACCTGCCCGAGCACGTCCAGCACGGCTGCCCCAAGCGCCGGGTCAAGTGCGAGTTCTGCGCCAGCGACTTCACCGGGGAGGCCTTCGAg GGCCACCAGGGCACGTGTCCCCAGGAGAGCGTGTACTGCGAGAACAAGTGCGGGGCGCGCATGATGCGGCGCCTGCTGTCCCAGCACACGCTGGCCGAGTGCCCCAAGCGCACCCAGCCCTGCACCTACTGCGCCAAGGAGTTCGTCTTCGACACCATCCAG AACCACCAGTACCAGTGTCCCCGGTACCCCGTGCCCTGTCCCAACCAGTGCGGGACGCCCAGCATCGCCCGGGAGGACGTGCCCACCCACCTCAAGGAGAGCTGCAGCACTGCCATGCTGCTGTGCCCCTTCAAGGAAGCTGGCTGCAAGCACCGG TGCCCCAAGCTGGCCATGGGCCGGCACCTGGAGGAGAGCACCAAGGCGCACCTGGGCATGGTGTGCGCGCTGGTGAGCCGGCAGCGGCAGGAGATCCTGGAGCTGCGGCGCGACGTGGAGGAGCTGTCGGTGAGCAGCGACGGGACCCTCATCTGGAAGATCGCCGACTACACCCGCAAGCTGCAGGAGGCCAAAGCCCGCAGCAACTACGAGTTCTTCAGCCCCCCTTTCTACACCCACAAGTACGGCTACAAGCTCCAGGTCTCGGCTTTCCTCAACGGCAACGGGAGCGGGGAGAGCAGCCACCTCTCCGTCTACATCCGCGTGCTGCCGGGCGAGTACGACAACCTGCTGGAGTGGCCCTTCTCCTACCGCGTCACCTTCTCCTTGCTGGACCAGAGCGACCCCTCCCTCTCCAAGCCCCAGCACATCACCGAGACCTTCCACCCCGATCCCAACTGGAAGAACTTCCAGAAGCCGGGGGCTTCGCGCAGCTCCCTGGACGAGAGCACCCTGGGCTTCGGCTACCCCAAGTTCATCTCCCACGAGGACATCAAGAAGCGGAACTACGTGCGGGACAACGCCATCTTCATCAAAGCCTCAGTGGAGATCCCCCAGAAGATCCTGGCCTGA
- the LOC104332789 gene encoding serine/threonine-protein kinase Nek8 isoform X1, protein MEKYERIRVVGRGAFGIVHLCLRKADQKLVILKQIPVEQMSKDERLAAQNECQVLKLLSHPNVIEYYENFLEDKALMIAMEYAPGGTLAEFIHKRCNSLLDEDTILHFFVQILLALHHVHTKQILHRDLKTQNILLDKHRMIVKIGDFGISKILSSKSKAYTVVGTPCYISPELCEGKPYNQKSDIWALGCVLYELASLKRAFEAANLPALVLKIMSGTFAPISDRYSPDLRQLILSMLNLDPSKRPQLNEIMAQAICIRPLLNLYTDVGSVKMRRPEKPLAPVPTVTHSRTGGRVSSARPRGVRGGSARTGIPPPLSSIYTWGSGITTPLRLPMLNTEVVQVSAGRTQKAGVTKSGRLIMWEASPMGAAGGPSLPGATEQLQPQFVSRFLEGQSGVTIKHVSCGDLFTACLTDRGIIMTFGSGSNGCLGHGNFTDVSQPKIVEALLGYEMVQVACGASHVLAVSNEREVFAWGRGDNGRLGLGTLECHNSPQQVTVPPDHEAQRVICGIDSSMVLTVKNQILACGSNRCNKLGLDQISSVEEPSPEDQVEEATVFMCAQSAPLNQEPIVCADIGTAHSAAVTASGQCYTFGSNQHGQLGTNSCRNSRVPHLVVGLQAMKVSVVACGDAFTVAIGADGEVCTWGKGARGRLGRKDEETGAPRPVQLEETHPYLVTSVACCHGNTLLAVKPAVEESPSQ, encoded by the exons ATGGAGAAATACGAGCGGATCCGCGTGGTGGGGAGAGGGGCCTTCGG CATCGTGCACCTGTGCCTGCGCAAGGCTGACCAGAAGCTGGTGATCCTGAAGCAGATCCCCGTGGAGCAGATGAGTAAGGACGAGCGGCTGGCGGCGCAGAACGAGTGCCAGGTCCTCAAGCTGCTCAGCCACCCCAACGTCATCGAGTACTACGAGAACTTCCTGGAGGACAAGGCGCTCATGATCGCCATGGAGTACGCCCCAG GGGGCACGCTGGCGGAGTTTATCCATAAGCGCTGTAACTCCTTGCTGGATGAGGACACCATCCTCCACTTCTTCGTGCAGATCCTCCTGGCTCTCCACCACGTGCACACCAAGCAGATCCTGCACCGCGACCTGAAGACTCAGAACATCCTCTTGGACAAACATCGCATGATTGTCAAGATCGGAGACTTTGGCATCTCCAAAATCTTGAGCAGCAAGAGCAAAGCCTACACA GTTGTGGGAACGCCGTGCTACATCTCCCCAGAGCTCTGCGAAGGGAAACCTTACAACCAGAAGAGTGATATCTGGGCGTTGGGCTGTGTGCTGTACGAACTTGCCAGCCTCAAGAGGGCTTTCGAAGCTGCG AATCTTCCTGCCTTAGTATTGAAGATCATGAGCGGGACGTTTGCCCCGATATCAGATAGATACAGCCCCGACCTGCGCCAGCTCATCCTCAGCATGCTGAACCTGGATCCTTCCAAGCGGCCCCAGCTGAATGAGATCATGGCCCAGGCCATCTGCATTCGGCCCCTTCTAAACCTCTACACCGACGTGGGCAGTGTCAAAATGAGAAG GCCTGAAAAACCCTTGGCTCCCGTGCCGACAGTGACCCACAGCCGGACGGGGGGACGAGTGAGCAGCGCCAGGCCGCGGG GTGTTCGAGgtggttcagccaggacaggaaTCCCTCCTCCGCTGTCATCCATCTACACCTGGGGGAGCGGGATCACCACCCCCCTCCGCCTGCCCATGCTTAACACCGAAGTGGTGCAGGTGTCTGCTGGCAGGACGCAGAAGGCCGGGGTCACCAAGTCGGGACGGCTCATCATGTGGGAG GCTTCCCCGATGGGTGCTGCGGGAGGCCCTTCTCTCCCAGGAGCCACCGAGCAGCTCCAGCCTCAGTTTGTGTCCCGCTTTCTGGAGGGCCAGTCTGGCGTGACCATCAAACACGTGTCCTGCGGTGATCTCTTCACAGCCTGCCTCACAG acaGGGGGATAATCATGACTTTCGGCAGCGGCAGCAATGGCTGTTTGGGGCACGGAAACTTCACGGACGTGAGCCAG CCCAAGATCGTGGAGGCCCTGCTGGGCTACGAGATGGTGCAGGTGGCCTGTGGTGCGTCCCACGTTCTGGCGGTTTCCAACGAACGGGAAGTGTttgcctggggcaggggggatAATG GTCGGCTCGGGCTGGGTACCCTGGAGTGCCACAACTCCCCCCAGCAGGTCACAGTCCCGCCAGACCACGAGGCTCAGAGGGTCATCTGCGGCATCGATTCCTCCATGGTCCTCACCGTGAAGAACCAGATTCTTGCTTGTGGGAGCAACAG GTGTAACAAGCTGGGCCTAGATCAGATCAGCTCAGTAGAGGAGCCTTCCCCAGAGGACCAGGTGGAAGAGGCCACCGTGTTCATGTGTGCCCAGTCGGCCCCCTTGAACCAGGAGCCGATCGTGTGTGCTGACATCGGTACAGCGCACTCGGCTGCAGTCACAG CTTCTGGCCAGTGTTACACCTTTGGGAGCAACCAGCACGGGCAGCTGGGCACCAACTCCTGCCGCAACAGCCGCGTACCCCACCTGGTTGTGGGGCTCCAGGCAATGAAGGTCAGCGTGGTGGCTTGTGGGGATGCCTTCACTGTGGCCATCGGAGCAG ACGGCGAGGTGTGCACGTGGGGGAAAGGAGCCAGAGGACGCCTGGGCAGGAAGGATGAAGAAACGGGAGCGCCGAGGCCGGTGCAGCTGGAGGAGACGCATCCATACCTGGTGACCTCCGTAGCCTGCTGCCACGGGAACACGCTGCTGGCAGTAAAGC CTGCCGTGGAAGAGTCGCCTTCCCAGTGA
- the LOC104332789 gene encoding TNF receptor-associated factor 4 isoform X2, protein MPGYDYKLLERPRRRLLCPLCGKPMREPVRVSTCGHRFCDTCLQEFLSEGVFKCPEDQLPLDYAKIYPDPELEAQVLSLAIRCIHSEEGCRWTGLIKHLQAHLGTCGFNVIPCPNRCSAKLSRRDLPEHVQHGCPKRRVKCEFCASDFTGEAFEGHQGTCPQESVYCENKCGARMMRRLLSQHTLAECPKRTQPCTYCAKEFVFDTIQNHQYQCPRYPVPCPNQCGTPSIAREDVPTHLKESCSTAMLLCPFKEAGCKHRCPKLAMGRHLEESTKAHLGMVCALVSRQRQEILELRRDVEELSVSSDGTLIWKIADYTRKLQEAKARSNYEFFSPPFYTHKYGYKLQVSAFLNGNGSGESSHLSVYIRVLPGEYDNLLEWPFSYRVTFSLLDQSDPSLSKPQHITETFHPDPNWKNFQKPGASRSSLDESTLGFGYPKFISHEDIKKRNYVRDNAIFIKASVEIPQKILA, encoded by the exons atGCCGGGCTACGACTACAAACTGCTggagcggccgcggcggcggctgctgtgCCCGCTCTGCGGGAAGCCCATGCGGGAGCCCGTCCGCGTCTCCACCTGCGGCCACCGCTTCTGCGACACCTGCCTGCAGGAGTTCCTCAG CGAAGGCGTCTTCAAGTGCCCGGAGGACCAGCTGCCCCTGGACTATGCCAAG ATCTACCCCGACCCGGAGCTGGAGGCGCAGGTGCTGAGCCTGGCCATCCGCTGCATCCACAGCGAGGAGGGCTGCCGCTGGACTGGGCTCATCAAGCACCTCCAG gcCCATCTCGGCACCTGCGGCTTCAACGTCATCCCCTGCCCCAACCGGTGCAGCGCCAAGCTGAGCCGCCGCGACCTGCCCGAGCACGTCCAGCACGGCTGCCCCAAGCGCCGGGTCAAGTGCGAGTTCTGCGCCAGCGACTTCACCGGGGAGGCCTTCGAg GGCCACCAGGGCACGTGTCCCCAGGAGAGCGTGTACTGCGAGAACAAGTGCGGGGCGCGCATGATGCGGCGCCTGCTGTCCCAGCACACGCTGGCCGAGTGCCCCAAGCGCACCCAGCCCTGCACCTACTGCGCCAAGGAGTTCGTCTTCGACACCATCCAG AACCACCAGTACCAGTGTCCCCGGTACCCCGTGCCCTGTCCCAACCAGTGCGGGACGCCCAGCATCGCCCGGGAGGACGTGCCCACCCACCTCAAGGAGAGCTGCAGCACTGCCATGCTGCTGTGCCCCTTCAAGGAAGCTGGCTGCAAGCACCGG TGCCCCAAGCTGGCCATGGGCCGGCACCTGGAGGAGAGCACCAAGGCGCACCTGGGCATGGTGTGCGCGCTGGTGAGCCGGCAGCGGCAGGAGATCCTGGAGCTGCGGCGCGACGTGGAGGAGCTGTCGGTGAGCAGCGACGGGACCCTCATCTGGAAGATCGCCGACTACACCCGCAAGCTGCAGGAGGCCAAAGCCCGCAGCAACTACGAGTTCTTCAGCCCCCCTTTCTACACCCACAAGTACGGCTACAAGCTCCAGGTCTCGGCTTTCCTCAACGGCAACGGGAGCGGGGAGAGCAGCCACCTCTCCGTCTACATCCGCGTGCTGCCGGGCGAGTACGACAACCTGCTGGAGTGGCCCTTCTCCTACCGCGTCACCTTCTCCTTGCTGGACCAGAGCGACCCCTCCCTCTCCAAGCCCCAGCACATCACCGAGACCTTCCACCCCGATCCCAACTGGAAGAACTTCCAGAAGCCGGGGGCTTCGCGCAGCTCCCTGGACGAGAGCACCCTGGGCTTCGGCTACCCCAAGTTCATCTCCCACGAGGACATCAAGAAGCGGAACTACGTGCGGGACAACGCCATCTTCATCAAAGCCTCAGTGGAGATCCCCCAGAAGATCCTGGCCTGA